The following are encoded together in the Thermus neutrinimicus genome:
- a CDS encoding c-type cytochrome, which produces MVVDRIEVYLDGASEPLAVLKEPPYRLNLDTRRIPDGEHVLRVVTHFRGGGQEVREIPFTVNNYPDVMVLGLDEGGEVAGNLELRLAVGEPELPVEPVRFNPIWYVVASVIVLGGVWAYFALSPTAEKVAAQLAPPAQEAQAPKEGSGQAANVDQALMEKGKSIYEASCAACHGANGQGIPPAMPALAGNPNLKDAQMILGIVKNGRGAMPAVGAALSDEELKAVATYIRNSFGNAFGPVE; this is translated from the coding sequence ATGGTCGTAGACCGGATTGAGGTGTACCTGGACGGGGCCAGCGAGCCCCTGGCGGTTTTGAAGGAGCCCCCCTATCGGCTAAACCTGGACACCCGAAGGATCCCGGATGGGGAGCATGTCCTGCGGGTGGTGACCCACTTCCGCGGCGGAGGCCAGGAGGTCCGGGAAATCCCCTTCACCGTCAACAACTACCCGGACGTCATGGTCCTGGGCCTAGACGAGGGAGGCGAGGTGGCAGGGAACCTGGAGCTCCGCCTGGCCGTGGGGGAACCCGAGCTCCCCGTGGAACCCGTGCGCTTCAACCCCATCTGGTACGTGGTGGCCTCGGTGATCGTGCTGGGGGGCGTCTGGGCCTACTTCGCCCTCTCCCCCACGGCGGAGAAGGTAGCAGCCCAGCTGGCCCCCCCAGCCCAGGAGGCCCAGGCTCCCAAGGAAGGCTCTGGCCAGGCCGCCAACGTGGACCAGGCCCTTATGGAAAAGGGCAAGTCCATCTACGAGGCCAGTTGTGCCGCTTGCCACGGGGCTAATGGTCAGGGCATACCCCCAGCCATGCCTGCCCTAGCGGGCAACCCCAATCTAAAGGACGCCCAGATGATTCTGGGCATCGTTAAAAACGGCCGTGGGGCCATGCCGGCGGTGGGTGCCGCCCTCTCGGATGAGGAGCTCAAGGCCGTGGCCACCTACATCCGCAACAGCTTCGGCAACGCCTTCGGCCCGGTGGAGTAA
- a CDS encoding sugar phosphate isomerase/epimerase family protein, with protein MRLGFSPFNAEMGYEEAFRLAAELGLDLDVPYDLHEVLPLPDPKSLRATGEALGIGFTLHLPFVEMNPASLIPSVRALAEERLKRALEFGEALGARVGVLHTGQVPVRHPMALSLAREALEKTLSALLPLPFPVALENLALSQEDLLRGPEELKALLDRFPQYGFCLDVGHALVELGPLGPFLYWEALGERLIHLHLHDNHAQRDDHLPVGTGAVPWERLASRLRGFPATAALEVGGGIQGVHQSLSRLQALLAS; from the coding sequence ATGCGGCTAGGTTTCAGTCCCTTCAATGCGGAGATGGGCTACGAGGAAGCCTTCCGCCTGGCGGCGGAGCTGGGCCTGGACCTCGATGTTCCCTACGACCTGCACGAGGTCCTACCCCTTCCTGACCCCAAAAGCCTGCGGGCCACGGGGGAAGCCTTGGGGATAGGGTTCACCCTGCACCTCCCCTTCGTGGAGATGAACCCGGCCAGCCTCATCCCCAGCGTCCGCGCCTTGGCCGAGGAGCGCCTCAAGCGGGCCCTGGAGTTCGGCGAGGCCCTGGGAGCCAGGGTGGGCGTGCTCCACACCGGCCAGGTACCCGTGCGCCACCCCATGGCCTTAAGCCTGGCCCGGGAGGCCTTGGAAAAGACCCTCTCCGCCCTCCTTCCCCTTCCCTTCCCCGTGGCTTTGGAAAACCTGGCCCTTTCCCAGGAGGACCTCCTCCGGGGTCCGGAGGAGCTAAAGGCCCTCCTGGACCGCTTCCCCCAGTACGGCTTCTGCTTGGATGTGGGCCACGCCCTGGTGGAGCTGGGTCCCTTAGGCCCCTTCCTCTACTGGGAGGCCCTGGGAGAACGCCTCATCCACCTCCACCTCCACGACAACCACGCCCAGAGGGACGACCACCTGCCCGTGGGCACGGGAGCCGTGCCCTGGGAGAGGCTGGCCTCCCGACTAAGGGGCTTCCCCGCCACCGCAGCCCTCGAGGTGGGTGGAGGCATCCAAGGGGTGCACCAAAGCCTTTCCCGCCTGCAGGCCCTCCTCGCCTCCTGA
- a CDS encoding ABC transporter substrate-binding protein has protein sequence MKKFVALVLLFLPALAQVEVSFWHSMDGPAGRLLATFAQEFNGRQGLYRVVPQYVGDYRDAETKLVAALRTGGQPVLFQAEISFFPRLVGEGRALALDGYLNLERAFLEDLFEPAWNYGVMEGRRYGLPLNTSTPVLFYNLDVFRAKGLKAPRNWKEFEEVAKALTSRQAKGFIFVTDPQAWLFEAMVTSRGGNLVKEGKPSFTSKEALEALEMLWRLNRAGALSARSMAEATFAQLDFVRTKGMMVMASIANWPAAENFSFAFTLGVAPVPREPGGKVPLGGAQLVVLKGASEAQVRGALEFWRYLMEPENVARWVQASYYVPVRKAAIPLLEGFYRENPFRKVAFEQIAYAQERPRTPQFSAWASLLAEALEKALKGGVPPQKALEEAQRKAEAIR, from the coding sequence ATGAAAAAGTTCGTGGCCCTGGTCCTCCTCTTCCTTCCCGCCTTGGCCCAGGTGGAGGTCTCCTTCTGGCATTCCATGGATGGCCCCGCGGGGCGGCTTCTTGCCACCTTCGCCCAGGAGTTCAACGGCCGCCAGGGGCTCTACCGGGTGGTGCCCCAGTACGTGGGGGACTACCGGGATGCCGAGACCAAGCTGGTGGCCGCCTTGCGCACAGGAGGCCAGCCCGTGCTTTTCCAGGCGGAGATCAGCTTCTTCCCCCGGCTGGTGGGGGAAGGCCGGGCCCTGGCCCTGGATGGCTACCTGAACCTGGAGCGGGCCTTCCTGGAGGATCTCTTTGAGCCGGCCTGGAACTACGGGGTCATGGAGGGGAGGCGTTACGGCCTTCCCCTAAACACCTCCACCCCCGTTCTCTTCTACAACCTGGACGTTTTCCGGGCCAAGGGGCTCAAGGCCCCAAGGAACTGGAAGGAGTTTGAGGAGGTGGCCAAGGCCCTCACCTCCCGCCAGGCCAAGGGCTTCATCTTCGTCACCGACCCCCAGGCCTGGCTCTTTGAGGCCATGGTGACCAGCCGGGGCGGGAACCTGGTGAAGGAGGGCAAACCCAGCTTCACCTCCAAGGAGGCCCTCGAGGCCCTGGAGATGCTCTGGCGCCTAAACCGCGCCGGAGCCCTTTCCGCCCGGAGCATGGCCGAGGCCACCTTCGCCCAGCTGGACTTCGTGCGCACCAAGGGGATGATGGTCATGGCCTCCATCGCCAACTGGCCCGCTGCGGAAAACTTCTCCTTCGCCTTCACCCTGGGGGTGGCCCCGGTGCCCCGGGAACCCGGGGGCAAGGTACCCCTGGGCGGGGCCCAGCTGGTGGTGCTCAAGGGTGCCTCCGAGGCCCAGGTGCGGGGCGCCTTGGAGTTTTGGCGGTATCTGATGGAGCCCGAGAACGTGGCCCGGTGGGTCCAGGCCAGCTACTACGTGCCCGTGCGCAAGGCGGCCATCCCCCTTTTGGAGGGCTTCTACCGGGAAAACCCCTTCCGCAAGGTGGCCTTTGAGCAGATCGCCTACGCCCAAGAGCGCCCTCGCACTCCCCAGTTCTCCGCCTGGGCCAGCCTCCTGGCAGAAGCCTTGGAAAAGGCCCTAAAGGGCGGGGTTCCTCCCCAGAAGGCCCTGGAGGAGGCCCAGCGGAAGGCTGAGGCCATCCGGTAG
- a CDS encoding ABC transporter substrate-binding protein, translating to MRRFLSLPLILATLAQAQVVIPFWHTAGPPGNSVLEEAIRSFHESQRTYRLEARYVGDYREAGVKLLAALRSGGAPVLFHGELSFLPRLAQEGAALALNPYLQNLPKDLYPEMMRTTQVRGQAYGLPLGLSVPVLYYNKDAFRARGLRPPRTWAEVEEAAGRLTSRTSKGLVVSTDIWSFNALVMSLGGSLVKDGLPAFTSKEVVEALEMLYRMVQKGHAQARNLAEAQFAVADFLRTKAFMGIGPTTALPVVLSQTSLPFGVGMAPLPRREGGAVPLSGAALAVLKGASPEQARGAVAFWLHFLDPRRQAEWVRTTWYLPLRKEAEKELGDFLKDPERQAVFAQAEAGRPWSQGPELVVWYGYLEEALERSLKQGVRPQVALEEAQKKALAVERR from the coding sequence ATGAGGCGGTTTTTATCCCTTCCCCTGATCCTGGCCACCCTGGCCCAAGCCCAGGTGGTCATCCCCTTCTGGCACACGGCAGGCCCCCCAGGGAATAGCGTCCTGGAGGAGGCGATAAGGAGCTTCCACGAGTCCCAGCGCACCTACCGCCTCGAGGCCCGCTACGTGGGGGACTACCGGGAAGCGGGGGTGAAGCTCCTGGCCGCCTTGCGCTCGGGAGGTGCCCCGGTCCTTTTCCACGGGGAGCTTTCCTTCCTCCCCCGCCTGGCCCAGGAAGGGGCGGCTTTAGCCCTGAACCCCTACCTGCAAAACCTGCCCAAGGACCTGTACCCGGAGATGATGCGAACCACCCAGGTTCGGGGTCAGGCCTATGGCCTTCCTTTGGGGCTATCCGTGCCCGTCCTCTACTACAACAAAGATGCCTTCCGCGCCCGGGGCCTTAGGCCCCCCAGGACCTGGGCCGAGGTGGAGGAGGCCGCCGGCAGGCTCACCAGCCGCACCAGCAAGGGCCTCGTGGTCTCCACCGACATCTGGAGCTTCAACGCCCTCGTCATGAGCCTGGGGGGAAGCCTGGTCAAGGACGGGCTCCCCGCCTTCACCTCCAAGGAGGTGGTGGAGGCTTTGGAGATGCTTTACCGGATGGTGCAGAAGGGGCACGCCCAGGCCAGAAACCTGGCCGAGGCCCAGTTCGCCGTGGCCGATTTCCTGCGCACCAAGGCCTTCATGGGCATCGGGCCCACCACCGCCTTGCCGGTGGTCCTCTCCCAAACCTCCCTGCCCTTTGGCGTGGGCATGGCCCCCCTGCCCAGACGGGAAGGGGGCGCGGTACCCCTTTCCGGGGCGGCCTTGGCGGTGCTCAAGGGGGCAAGCCCCGAGCAGGCCCGGGGGGCGGTGGCCTTCTGGCTCCACTTCCTGGATCCCCGGCGGCAAGCGGAGTGGGTGCGGACCACCTGGTACCTGCCCTTGCGGAAAGAGGCGGAAAAGGAGCTTGGCGACTTCCTGAAAGACCCCGAAAGGCAGGCGGTCTTCGCCCAGGCGGAGGCGGGGCGCCCGTGGAGCCAGGGCCCAGAGCTGGTGGTCTGGTACGGCTACCTGGAAGAGGCCCTGGAACGTAGCCTAAAGCAGGGGGTGAGGCCCCAGGTGGCCCTCGAGGAGGCCCAGAAAAAAGCCCTGGCGGTGGAGAGGCGGTAG
- a CDS encoding PaaX family transcriptional regulator C-terminal domain-containing protein produces the protein MRARSTIFTLFVEYIYPERRARVRDLIAMMEALGFSEAAVRAALSRSAKRGWVVPERRGRVAHYALSDRVYWQVRQVRRRLYEARTSWDGRFLLVLPEGPKERGERERFRREMALLGYGSLQSGVYLGAGVDPAATQELLAFYGLSAALFRAEHLGPKVEVLRAFPLKEASAHYQTLLSRLPPALEDPLLAFQTLTRLVHEMRKLLFLDPLLPPELLPPGFPGPSARERFLALRETLYRQAEPFLKKLSLPLSALSPQAG, from the coding sequence ATGCGGGCCAGATCCACCATCTTCACCCTCTTTGTGGAATACATATACCCGGAACGGCGCGCCCGGGTTCGGGACCTCATCGCCATGATGGAGGCCTTGGGCTTCTCCGAGGCGGCGGTGAGGGCAGCCCTTTCCCGGAGCGCCAAAAGGGGCTGGGTGGTTCCGGAGCGGCGGGGGCGGGTAGCCCACTACGCCCTTTCCGACCGGGTCTACTGGCAGGTGCGCCAGGTCCGGCGGCGCCTCTACGAGGCCAGGACCTCCTGGGACGGGCGTTTCCTCCTGGTCCTGCCGGAAGGCCCCAAGGAGCGGGGGGAAAGGGAGCGCTTCCGGAGGGAGATGGCCCTCTTGGGCTACGGTAGCCTGCAAAGCGGGGTCTACCTGGGGGCAGGGGTGGACCCCGCCGCCACCCAGGAGCTCCTCGCCTTTTACGGGCTTTCCGCCGCCCTCTTTCGGGCGGAGCACCTGGGGCCGAAGGTGGAGGTGCTCCGCGCCTTCCCCCTCAAGGAGGCCTCGGCCCACTACCAAACCCTCCTCTCCCGCCTGCCCCCGGCGCTGGAGGACCCCCTTTTGGCCTTCCAAACCCTGACCCGCCTGGTGCACGAGATGCGCAAGCTCCTTTTTCTGGATCCCCTTCTGCCCCCCGAGCTCCTTCCCCCAGGCTTCCCAGGCCCCTCCGCCCGGGAGCGCTTCCTCGCCCTGCGGGAGACCCTTTACCGGCAGGCCGAACCTTTCCTTAAAAAGCTCTCCCTTCCCCTCTCAGCCCTCTCACCCCAGGCGGGATAA
- the thrS gene encoding threonine--tRNA ligase — protein MVVYLPDGKALEVQEGATAWDVARAIGPGLAKAAVGALVNGEVYDLLKPLPPGAQVRILTEKDPEYQLLFRHTLAHVLAQAVKEFFAEKGYDPESVRLGVGPVIEKGFYYDIDAPEPLSDEDLPAIEERMRAIIAKDLPLRRYVLPREVALSRYQGKNPYKTELILDLPEGEEISFYQQGDEAYGFTDLCRGPHVPSTGRIPPHFKLTHVAGAYWRGDEKRPMLQRVYGVAFRTAEELREYLWQLEEAKKRDHRRLGRELELFLIDPMVGKGLVLWLPKGNVIREELMAFMREEQIRRGYQLVTTPHIGSLELYRTSGHYPYYAESQFPPISFKERGEEEEYLLKPMNCPHHIRIYAFKKRSYRELPLRLAEFGTVYRYEKAGELLGLTRVRGFTQDDAHLFCTPGQVKEEFLGVLDLVLKVLSTLGLKDYRARIGTRDPKSDKYVGDEAKWSLAERQIEEAALEAGLHYTVEEGDAAFYGPKLDFVVKDALGREWQLGTIQVDYNLPERFGLTYVGPDGAEHRPVMIHRAPFGSLERFIGILIEHFAGDFPLWLAPVQAVVVPVSEKQEDYAKEVVSKLKGAGLRAEADLRPERMQARIRDAEVQKVPYILVVGDREKAEGTVSVRRRHRGNLGSMPLATFLEAALKEYQERLLEPAF, from the coding sequence ATGGTGGTCTACCTGCCGGATGGGAAGGCCCTCGAGGTGCAGGAGGGGGCCACCGCCTGGGACGTGGCCCGGGCCATAGGCCCAGGGCTGGCCAAGGCGGCCGTGGGGGCCTTGGTGAACGGGGAGGTCTACGACCTGCTCAAGCCCCTCCCGCCCGGGGCCCAGGTCCGGATCCTCACAGAGAAGGACCCCGAGTACCAGCTCCTCTTCCGCCACACCCTGGCCCACGTCCTGGCCCAGGCGGTGAAGGAGTTCTTTGCGGAAAAGGGCTACGACCCAGAAAGCGTGCGGCTTGGGGTGGGGCCGGTGATCGAAAAGGGTTTCTACTACGACATCGATGCCCCCGAACCCCTCTCCGATGAGGACCTGCCCGCCATAGAGGAGAGGATGCGGGCCATCATCGCCAAAGACCTTCCCTTGCGCCGCTATGTGCTGCCCCGGGAGGTGGCCCTTTCCCGCTACCAGGGCAAGAACCCCTACAAGACCGAGCTCATCCTGGACCTGCCCGAGGGGGAGGAGATCAGCTTTTACCAGCAAGGGGACGAGGCCTACGGCTTCACCGACCTCTGCCGCGGGCCCCACGTGCCCTCCACCGGCCGCATCCCTCCCCACTTCAAGCTCACCCACGTGGCCGGGGCCTACTGGCGGGGGGATGAGAAAAGGCCCATGCTCCAGCGGGTCTACGGGGTGGCCTTCCGCACCGCCGAGGAGCTTAGGGAATACCTCTGGCAACTGGAGGAGGCCAAGAAGCGGGACCACCGCCGCCTGGGGCGGGAGCTGGAGCTATTCCTGATCGATCCCATGGTGGGGAAGGGCCTGGTGCTTTGGCTCCCCAAGGGAAACGTGATCCGGGAGGAGCTCATGGCCTTTATGCGGGAGGAGCAGATAAGGCGGGGCTACCAGCTGGTCACCACCCCCCATATCGGGAGCCTCGAGCTTTACCGGACCAGCGGCCACTACCCCTACTATGCGGAAAGCCAGTTCCCTCCCATCAGCTTCAAGGAAAGGGGCGAGGAGGAGGAGTACCTCCTCAAGCCCATGAACTGCCCTCACCACATCCGCATCTACGCCTTTAAGAAGCGCTCCTACCGGGAGCTTCCCTTGAGGCTTGCCGAGTTCGGCACCGTCTACCGTTACGAGAAGGCGGGGGAGCTTCTGGGCCTGACCCGGGTGCGGGGCTTCACCCAGGACGATGCCCACCTCTTCTGCACCCCCGGGCAGGTGAAGGAGGAGTTCTTGGGGGTCTTGGACCTGGTTCTGAAGGTGCTCTCCACCCTGGGCCTGAAGGACTACAGGGCCCGCATAGGCACCCGGGACCCCAAAAGCGACAAGTACGTGGGGGACGAGGCCAAATGGTCCCTGGCGGAAAGGCAGATCGAGGAGGCGGCCCTGGAAGCCGGGCTCCACTACACGGTGGAGGAAGGGGATGCCGCCTTCTACGGCCCCAAGCTGGACTTCGTGGTGAAGGACGCCCTGGGAAGGGAGTGGCAGCTGGGCACCATCCAGGTGGACTACAACCTCCCCGAGCGCTTCGGCCTCACCTATGTGGGTCCGGATGGGGCCGAGCACCGCCCCGTCATGATCCACCGCGCCCCCTTTGGCTCTTTGGAGCGCTTCATCGGCATCCTCATCGAGCACTTCGCCGGGGACTTCCCCCTTTGGCTTGCCCCGGTGCAGGCCGTGGTGGTGCCGGTTTCGGAAAAGCAGGAGGACTACGCCAAGGAGGTGGTCTCCAAGCTCAAGGGGGCGGGCCTCAGGGCCGAGGCCGACCTCCGCCCCGAGCGCATGCAGGCCCGCATCCGCGACGCCGAGGTGCAGAAGGTGCCCTATATCCTGGTGGTGGGGGACAGGGAAAAGGCCGAGGGTACGGTAAGCGTGCGCAGGCGGCACCGGGGGAACCTGGGGAGCATGCCCCTGGCCACCTTCCTCGAGGCCGCCCTTAAGGAATACCAAGAACGCCTCTTGGAGCCAGCCTTCTGA
- a CDS encoding MFS transporter, producing the protein MWKGPREGRSSILTILDLRERNYRLAVLNGWLVWLGDTFLNPNIVLTSFAAKLGAPGALIGLLPALLQAGGMIPQAFLAPYVARFPRKIVVYRKVAALRLSGVILMALATFFLGPWPHLLLAGFLAGLLLNALFTGVSSLPFWEVVAKTTPVERRAPLFSARNLIGGFLAFLAGFGVREILTLPLPFPLPYALLFALGALAFGTGWYLFGLTQEPEEPPREERISLALPLKHGGFRRYLRVRVLLGLAGMAEPFYAVYAVRTLGQGQELGLYLSLYALSFTLSNLLWAKLAERGSKGVLQAGAFLALLTPLLALLLPGGLFGLVFLLQGAYLAALGLSTTTYLLNLAPPEERSAFIGLANTVAGVFAFSTVLGGWLADRLGFSGLFLLAALFYAWAFYAGRKLPHEG; encoded by the coding sequence ATGTGGAAGGGCCCAAGGGAAGGAAGGAGCAGCATCCTCACCATCTTAGACCTCCGGGAGCGCAACTACCGCCTGGCGGTGCTCAACGGCTGGCTGGTGTGGCTGGGGGATACCTTTTTGAATCCCAACATCGTCCTCACCAGCTTCGCCGCCAAGCTGGGGGCCCCCGGGGCCTTGATCGGCCTCCTCCCCGCCTTGCTGCAGGCCGGGGGTATGATCCCCCAGGCCTTCCTGGCCCCCTACGTGGCCCGTTTCCCCCGCAAGATCGTGGTGTACCGGAAGGTGGCGGCCCTAAGGCTTTCCGGGGTGATCCTCATGGCCTTGGCCACCTTCTTCCTGGGTCCTTGGCCCCACCTCCTCCTGGCGGGCTTCCTGGCAGGCCTCCTCCTGAATGCCCTCTTTACCGGGGTTTCCAGCCTCCCCTTCTGGGAGGTGGTGGCCAAGACCACTCCCGTAGAGCGCCGGGCCCCCCTTTTCTCCGCCCGGAACCTCATCGGGGGCTTCCTGGCCTTCCTGGCGGGTTTCGGGGTCCGGGAAATCCTCACCCTTCCCCTTCCCTTCCCCTTGCCCTATGCCCTCCTCTTCGCCCTGGGGGCCTTGGCCTTTGGCACGGGCTGGTACCTTTTCGGCCTCACCCAGGAGCCGGAAGAACCCCCCAGGGAGGAAAGGATCTCCCTGGCTCTACCCCTTAAGCACGGGGGCTTCCGCCGCTACCTCCGGGTGCGGGTCCTCCTGGGCCTTGCGGGGATGGCCGAGCCCTTTTACGCGGTGTACGCGGTGCGCACCCTGGGACAGGGGCAGGAGCTCGGGCTTTACCTCTCCCTTTACGCCCTTTCCTTCACCCTTTCCAACCTGCTTTGGGCCAAGCTGGCGGAGCGGGGTTCCAAGGGGGTGTTGCAGGCTGGGGCTTTTCTGGCCCTCCTCACCCCCCTCTTGGCCCTCCTCCTGCCCGGGGGGCTCTTCGGCCTGGTTTTCCTCCTCCAGGGGGCCTACCTGGCCGCCTTGGGGCTTTCCACCACCACCTATCTCCTAAACCTGGCCCCACCGGAGGAGCGGAGCGCCTTCATCGGCTTGGCCAACACCGTGGCCGGGGTCTTTGCCTTCTCCACCGTCCTGGGAGGATGGCTGGCCGACCGCCTGGGGTTTTCCGGCCTCTTCCTGCTGGCAGCCCTCTTCTACGCCTGGGCCTTTTATGCGGGGAGAAAACTTCCCCACGAGGGCTAA